A window of Pusillimonas sp. T7-7 contains these coding sequences:
- a CDS encoding OmpH family outer membrane protein has protein sequence MKSKFALKLSALSRSVGQTNRALAFAAVLGMGGVMMAAPIAAQAQATKIGFVSTERILRDSKPAKAAQAKIEAEFKKRDDELQSLANRLRSEAQKFDKDAPVLSESERVKRQRSLADLDSDLQRKRREFQEDFNRRRNEEFSGIVEKADAAIKQIAEQQNYDLIIQDAVTVSPRVDITDQVMKALGG, from the coding sequence ATGAAGTCTAAATTCGCATTAAAACTTTCTGCTCTAAGCCGTAGCGTCGGCCAGACCAATCGCGCTTTGGCGTTCGCCGCTGTGTTGGGCATGGGCGGGGTAATGATGGCAGCTCCCATCGCTGCCCAGGCGCAGGCAACCAAGATCGGCTTTGTAAGCACCGAACGCATCTTGCGTGACTCCAAGCCCGCCAAGGCGGCGCAGGCCAAAATCGAAGCCGAATTCAAGAAACGCGACGACGAGTTGCAAAGCCTGGCCAACCGCTTGCGCAGCGAAGCGCAAAAATTCGATAAAGACGCTCCGGTGTTGTCTGAATCCGAGCGCGTCAAACGCCAACGCAGCCTGGCCGACCTCGATTCCGACCTGCAGCGCAAGCGCCGTGAATTCCAGGAAGACTTCAATCGCCGCCGCAACGAAGAGTTCTCGGGCATTGTTGAAAAGGCCGATGCCGCCATCAAGCAGATTGCCGAGCAGCAAAACTACGACCTGATCATTCAAGATGCCGTTACCGTCAGCCCACGAGTCGACATCACCGACCAGGTCATGAAAGCGCTCGGCGGCTAA
- the lpxD gene encoding UDP-3-O-(3-hydroxymyristoyl)glucosamine N-acyltransferase, with protein MPVLLAPEQAPTLQTLLAEANIAGLDCIPVETKGEAQPRIRGLGSLLSAGPDEISFLSNPRLQSQLPQSAAAAVILTPAAYETLEAGRYSFLPVLCSEPYLMYALLAQWFDRHRLNSLPAGIHDSAVIAPTAHIEPGVAIGPHCVIEDGVRIGQGTRLGPGCLIGANSVLGADCLLHGRVTLYHHVTVGDRAILHSGCVLGADGFGFAPDPRQQTGAWAKIAQIGGVVLGNDVEIGANTTVDRGAIENTLIGNGVKLDNQIMIGHNCQIGDHTAMAACVGVAGSTIIGKRCSIGGAAMLSGHLTLADDVNVSGGTAITSSISQPGRYTGVYPYAEHVQWQRNAAVLPQLSTLRRRIRALEK; from the coding sequence ATGCCGGTATTGCTAGCGCCAGAACAGGCGCCTACCTTGCAAACACTGCTGGCTGAAGCGAATATCGCAGGCCTGGATTGCATACCGGTCGAAACCAAAGGCGAAGCCCAGCCCCGTATACGGGGTCTGGGCTCCTTGCTTTCCGCCGGCCCTGACGAAATCAGCTTCTTGTCCAATCCACGGCTGCAATCGCAACTGCCTCAGTCTGCCGCGGCCGCTGTCATTCTCACTCCCGCCGCCTATGAAACGCTGGAAGCAGGGCGCTATAGCTTTCTTCCCGTACTGTGCAGCGAACCCTATCTGATGTACGCGCTGTTGGCGCAGTGGTTTGACCGGCATCGCCTCAACAGCCTTCCTGCGGGCATACATGACAGCGCCGTCATTGCGCCCACGGCCCACATTGAGCCGGGGGTCGCCATAGGTCCGCATTGCGTGATTGAAGATGGCGTGCGCATAGGGCAGGGTACACGCCTGGGCCCCGGTTGCCTCATTGGCGCCAACTCGGTGCTGGGCGCCGATTGCCTGCTGCACGGCCGCGTCACCCTGTACCATCACGTTACAGTGGGCGATCGAGCTATTCTGCATTCGGGCTGCGTGCTGGGCGCCGACGGTTTTGGCTTTGCGCCAGATCCGCGTCAGCAAACCGGCGCCTGGGCCAAAATCGCCCAGATCGGCGGGGTTGTCCTGGGCAACGATGTTGAAATCGGAGCCAACACAACCGTCGATCGCGGCGCCATCGAAAACACGCTGATCGGTAATGGCGTCAAGCTCGACAACCAGATCATGATCGGCCATAACTGCCAGATCGGCGATCACACCGCCATGGCGGCCTGCGTAGGCGTGGCCGGCTCAACAATTATTGGCAAACGTTGCAGCATAGGTGGGGCGGCAATGCTGTCCGGACACCTGACGCTGGCTGACGATGTCAATGTTTCGGGCGGCACGGCCATCACATCCAGCATTTCCCAGCCTGGGCGCTACACTGGCGTCTATCCCTATGCCGAGCACGTTCAGTGGCAACGCAATGCGGCCGTCCTGCCACAGTTGTCAACATTGCGCCGGCGCATCAGGGCTCTCGAAAAATAA
- the fabZ gene encoding 3-hydroxyacyl-ACP dehydratase FabZ codes for MELDIKQIMDRLPHRHPMLLVDRVLEMVPGKSIVAIKNVSMNEPFFTGHFPHHPVMPGVLIIEALAQAAALFSFEDDSGVNPSDKKIAYYLVGVDGARFRRPVVPGDQLRLEVTADRISRSICKYTACATVDGQVAAEAKIMCAIRVLED; via the coding sequence ATGGAACTCGACATTAAACAGATCATGGATAGGCTGCCGCATCGCCACCCGATGCTATTGGTCGATCGCGTGCTGGAAATGGTTCCCGGTAAAAGCATCGTGGCCATTAAGAATGTGTCGATGAACGAGCCTTTTTTTACAGGCCATTTTCCACATCATCCCGTCATGCCCGGCGTGCTCATCATCGAAGCGCTGGCTCAAGCGGCTGCCTTGTTTTCCTTTGAAGACGACAGCGGCGTCAACCCGTCCGACAAGAAAATCGCTTACTACCTTGTCGGGGTGGACGGCGCCCGTTTTCGCAGGCCTGTTGTGCCTGGTGATCAGTTGCGGCTCGAAGTAACGGCCGATCGCATCAGCCGTTCCATCTGCAAATATACCGCCTGCGCAACCGTCGACGGACAAGTCGCCGCCGAGGCCAAAATCATGTGCGCGATACGGGTACTGGAAGACTAA
- the lpxA gene encoding acyl-ACP--UDP-N-acetylglucosamine O-acyltransferase, whose amino-acid sequence MPTLIHPTAIVSPGARIADDVQVGPYSVIGENVVIGPGTVVGPHCVIDGHTTVGANNNFYRFCSIGGMPQDKKYAGEPTRLEIGDGNTVREYVTINTGTAQDVGVTRLGDDNWIMAYAHIAHDCQIGHHTVIANGVQLAGHIHIGDWTILGGLTAIHQFVRIGAHTMIGGTSSIRQDIPPYLIGAGDPFRPVGINSEGLSRRGFSPEAIAALKETYKLLYRRNLNVEQACEKMRELQQERPLASDAIQTMVDFLTSSTRGIARS is encoded by the coding sequence ATGCCCACCCTGATACATCCCACAGCGATTGTTTCTCCTGGAGCCCGCATCGCCGACGATGTACAGGTCGGCCCGTATAGCGTGATAGGCGAAAATGTCGTCATTGGTCCTGGCACGGTGGTCGGCCCGCATTGCGTCATCGATGGCCATACCACGGTGGGGGCCAACAATAATTTTTACCGCTTTTGCTCCATAGGCGGCATGCCGCAAGACAAAAAGTACGCCGGCGAACCGACCCGTCTGGAAATTGGCGATGGCAATACCGTGCGTGAATATGTCACGATCAATACCGGTACGGCACAAGACGTGGGCGTAACCCGGCTGGGCGACGATAACTGGATCATGGCCTACGCGCATATAGCGCACGATTGCCAGATAGGCCATCACACAGTCATTGCCAATGGCGTGCAGCTTGCAGGCCACATCCATATCGGCGACTGGACGATACTGGGCGGATTGACGGCCATACATCAGTTTGTACGTATCGGAGCGCATACCATGATAGGCGGCACCAGCTCCATCCGCCAAGACATACCGCCTTACCTGATTGGGGCCGGAGATCCCTTCCGCCCGGTTGGAATCAACTCGGAAGGCTTGAGCCGGCGTGGTTTCAGCCCCGAAGCCATCGCGGCGCTCAAGGAAACCTACAAGCTGCTGTACAGGCGTAATCTCAATGTCGAGCAGGCATGTGAAAAAATGCGCGAACTGCAGCAGGAACGCCCATTGGCAAGCGATGCCATCCAGACCATGGTCGATTTCCTCACCAGCTCCACACGGGGCATAGCGCGCTCATGA
- the lpxB gene encoding lipid-A-disaccharide synthase — MSLRVGMVAGEPSGDLLAARIIRGINRHDTQSHCQGIGGPAMTKQGFEAWAPMDALTVFGYVDALKRMPSLLRTYFNVKKRWLSDKPDVFVGIDAPDFNLRLEHQLKQAGVPTVHFVGPSIWAWRYERIHKIREAVSHMLVLFPFEEEIYQKEGVPVTYVGHPLAEIIPMQPDKVAARRHLDVDAGARVLALMPGSRASEIKLLGPLFLQAAQILLKQDPALQVLVPMVNAERRKEFQALLQQYPVPNCRIVEQAGDKPPLAVAASVQSDEFQKESAAASTDFTGRPAAWNVMEAADAVLVASGTATLEAALFKRPMVISYVLSPMMKRMMEWKSGQARPYVPWVGLPNVLARDFVVPELLQDDATPQALAEASWKALTDASYTEQIVERFAQIHESLWRNTPELAARAIVQQAR; from the coding sequence ATGAGCCTGCGTGTCGGCATGGTGGCCGGCGAGCCTTCTGGCGACCTGCTGGCAGCACGCATCATACGGGGCATAAACCGTCACGACACGCAAAGCCACTGCCAGGGCATAGGCGGGCCTGCCATGACGAAACAGGGCTTTGAGGCCTGGGCGCCTATGGACGCCCTGACGGTTTTTGGCTATGTTGACGCCCTGAAGCGCATGCCCAGCCTGTTGCGCACTTACTTCAATGTAAAGAAACGCTGGCTTTCCGATAAGCCCGATGTATTCGTGGGTATCGACGCGCCGGATTTCAATTTGCGTCTGGAGCATCAGCTCAAGCAGGCCGGCGTGCCCACCGTACATTTTGTGGGGCCGTCGATCTGGGCATGGCGATACGAGCGTATCCACAAGATACGTGAGGCCGTGTCGCACATGCTGGTCCTGTTTCCCTTTGAAGAAGAGATCTATCAGAAAGAAGGCGTGCCGGTGACTTATGTGGGGCACCCGCTGGCCGAGATCATACCCATGCAACCCGACAAGGTTGCCGCACGTCGCCATCTGGACGTAGACGCGGGCGCTCGCGTGCTGGCGCTTATGCCCGGCAGCCGTGCTTCCGAAATCAAGCTGCTTGGGCCGCTCTTTTTGCAGGCTGCTCAGATACTGCTGAAGCAGGATCCGGCGTTGCAGGTGCTGGTGCCCATGGTCAATGCCGAACGCCGAAAAGAGTTCCAGGCCTTGCTGCAGCAATATCCGGTACCCAATTGCCGCATTGTTGAACAGGCAGGCGATAAACCGCCCCTGGCCGTCGCCGCATCCGTTCAGTCAGACGAGTTTCAGAAAGAAAGCGCCGCGGCCTCCACCGACTTTACCGGACGGCCCGCCGCCTGGAATGTGATGGAAGCGGCCGATGCGGTGCTGGTCGCCAGTGGCACCGCCACCCTGGAAGCTGCTCTTTTCAAGCGACCCATGGTCATTTCCTACGTGCTTTCGCCCATGATGAAACGTATGATGGAATGGAAATCGGGCCAGGCACGGCCTTACGTTCCCTGGGTAGGGCTACCCAATGTACTGGCACGTGATTTCGTTGTACCCGAACTGCTGCAAGACGACGCGACACCTCAAGCACTGGCTGAAGCCAGCTGGAAAGCGCTGACCGACGCCTCTTATACTGAGCAGATAGTCGAGCGTTTTGCACAAATACACGAATCGCTTTGGCGCAATACGCCTGAACTGGCTGCCCGCGCCATTGTCCAGCAGGCGCGATAA
- the rnhB gene encoding ribonuclease HII — MNPQTDGQYDLFDPGPAVLNVAGIDEAGRGPLAGPVFAAAVILDPARPIKGLDDSKKLSPARREGLALAVREYALAWYIASATVEEIDTLNILQATMLAMRRACEGLSLPLAQALIDGNRVPKGLPCAAQAIIGGDASVAAISAASILAKTARDADCLLLHQAYPDYCFDQHKGYGTALHLARLQAYGPCPAHRRTFAPVKRLLQADAEVSAAAAHTSVP; from the coding sequence ATGAATCCGCAGACGGATGGCCAGTATGATTTGTTTGACCCAGGCCCGGCTGTCCTGAATGTGGCTGGCATCGACGAGGCAGGGCGGGGGCCTTTGGCGGGGCCGGTATTTGCCGCTGCCGTCATTCTTGACCCTGCCCGGCCCATCAAAGGCCTTGATGATTCCAAAAAGCTAAGCCCCGCAAGGCGTGAAGGCCTGGCATTGGCTGTACGAGAGTACGCGCTGGCCTGGTACATTGCTAGCGCCACAGTCGAAGAAATCGATACGCTGAATATCTTGCAGGCCACCATGCTGGCCATGCGCCGTGCATGCGAAGGACTGTCGTTGCCGCTGGCGCAAGCCTTGATCGATGGCAACCGGGTTCCCAAGGGTCTGCCATGCGCGGCACAGGCCATAATAGGCGGTGATGCCAGTGTGGCCGCAATTTCAGCTGCCTCCATCTTGGCCAAAACAGCGCGAGACGCCGACTGCCTGCTGTTGCATCAAGCTTATCCGGATTACTGCTTTGACCAACACAAGGGTTATGGGACGGCGCTGCATCTGGCCCGTTTGCAGGCTTATGGCCCATGCCCCGCGCATCGTCGCACCTTTGCACCGGTCAAGCGCCTGCTGCAGGCGGATGCAGAAGTTTCCGCTGCGGCGGCACACACGTCCGTTCCATAA
- a CDS encoding RNA methyltransferase: protein MKHISSRDNPLYKQLMRLARGKREKNADGRPAQHVLLEGIHLCQAWLQHMGEPELALFDLQRLETQTELQSLANALPAGLCHSCEPRLAAGLSQVEHGQGVYFLVMAPAPVLPARITHNCLWLDRLQDPGNVGTLLRTAAAAGIQHAYLSTGCASAWSAKVLRSAQGAHFVMTIHEHVDLAALRGCLAVPLIATALDDAQPLYDASLPAQCAWVFGNEGQGVDPVLLAQADMRVFIPQAADVESLNVAVAAGVCLFEQRRLAMS from the coding sequence ATGAAGCATATTTCCTCGCGTGATAACCCTTTATACAAGCAACTGATGCGTCTGGCCCGTGGCAAGCGTGAGAAGAACGCTGACGGCCGGCCGGCCCAGCACGTCTTGCTGGAAGGCATACACCTATGCCAGGCATGGTTGCAGCATATGGGGGAGCCGGAGCTTGCTTTGTTTGACCTGCAGAGGCTGGAAACCCAGACTGAGCTCCAGTCTCTGGCGAATGCTTTGCCTGCTGGTCTATGCCACAGCTGTGAGCCGCGGCTGGCGGCCGGCTTGTCCCAGGTTGAGCATGGGCAGGGTGTCTATTTTCTGGTGATGGCGCCTGCGCCCGTTTTGCCTGCCCGTATAACGCATAATTGTTTGTGGCTGGATCGCCTGCAGGACCCGGGCAATGTGGGGACTTTGCTGCGTACGGCTGCGGCGGCGGGTATACAGCATGCTTATTTGTCTACAGGCTGTGCCTCGGCATGGTCTGCAAAGGTGCTGCGCAGCGCCCAGGGTGCGCATTTTGTGATGACGATACATGAACACGTGGATCTGGCCGCGTTGCGCGGCTGCCTGGCTGTGCCGCTGATTGCCACTGCCCTGGATGATGCTCAGCCTTTATACGATGCCTCTTTGCCGGCGCAATGCGCCTGGGTGTTTGGCAATGAAGGGCAGGGGGTGGATCCGGTTCTGCTCGCACAAGCTGATATGCGGGTGTTCATTCCGCAAGCGGCAGATGTGGAGTCGCTGAATGTGGCGGTGGCGGCGGGTGTGTGCCTGTTCGAGCAGCGGCGACTGGCAATGTCTTGA
- a CDS encoding pyruvate, water dikinase regulatory protein: MPDTLIERTVFVVSDSTGITAETFSNSVLSQFEQFSFEAIRIPYIDSVEKAQAAAVRINRCAEEQNAPPLVFSTLVNPEISLSIREANCTFLDLFSTFVQHIETALGVKSSHSVGRSHMGGLSKQYNNRIEAINFSLAHDDGQFIHGLEQADVILVGVSRCGKTPTSLYLAMQYAVKAANFPLIPEDFDRGSLPATLAPYRKKLFGLSIQPERLAEVRNERRPNSQYSSIKQCRDEVAEAERLMRMENIPWLSTTTRSIEEISTKVLDEVGLNRRMY; the protein is encoded by the coding sequence ATGCCAGATACTTTGATTGAACGTACCGTTTTTGTTGTCTCTGACAGCACGGGCATCACCGCTGAAACATTCAGCAACTCAGTGCTTTCGCAGTTCGAGCAATTTTCGTTCGAAGCCATACGCATTCCCTATATTGACAGTGTCGAAAAGGCACAGGCCGCAGCCGTGCGTATCAATCGCTGCGCCGAGGAACAAAACGCCCCGCCGCTGGTGTTCAGTACTTTGGTCAATCCCGAGATATCCTTAAGCATACGCGAAGCGAACTGTACCTTCCTGGATCTGTTCAGCACTTTTGTGCAACACATAGAAACCGCATTGGGCGTGAAGTCCAGCCATTCAGTGGGCCGCTCGCATATGGGCGGCCTGTCCAAGCAATACAACAACCGCATCGAAGCCATCAATTTCAGCCTGGCTCACGATGACGGCCAGTTCATACACGGGCTGGAGCAAGCCGACGTTATTCTGGTGGGTGTTTCCCGTTGCGGCAAAACCCCCACCAGCCTGTATCTGGCCATGCAGTACGCGGTCAAGGCCGCCAATTTCCCGCTGATCCCCGAAGACTTTGACCGAGGTTCGCTGCCCGCCACGCTGGCGCCTTATCGCAAGAAGCTGTTCGGGCTGTCGATACAGCCGGAACGACTGGCCGAAGTGCGTAACGAGCGTCGTCCCAACAGTCAGTATTCTTCCATCAAGCAATGTCGCGACGAGGTGGCTGAAGCAGAACGCCTGATGCGTATGGAGAATATTCCCTGGCTGTCTACCACTACGCGTTCCATTGAAGAGATATCCACCAAGGTTCTGGATGAAGTAGGGCTGAACCGGCGGATGTACTGA
- the ppsA gene encoding phosphoenolpyruvate synthase produces the protein MSYVVSFEQLRMTDVDSVGGKNASLGEMISQLASAGVRVPGGFATTADAFRDFLKSTKLDQRIADRLQTLDSDDVRELASAGAEIRQWIVDTPFQPEFEQAIRTAFAELDADGQGSFAVRSSATAEDLPDASFAGQQETFLNVVGIDDVLDKIRHVFASLYNDRAISYRVHKGYAHAEVALSAGIQRMVRSDRGSAGVMFTLDTESGFTDVVFITSSYGLGETVVQGAVNPDEFYVFKPTLASGHYPIISRRIGSKLLKMEFDAERTSGHAVRTVDVPVSERNRYSLTDEEVIELARYAVIIEKHYQRPMDIEWGRDGIDGKIYILQARPETVKSQQGRNDVQERYRLKATGEVLITGRAIGQKIGSGRVRIVADVSEMDQVKAGDILVTDMTDPNWEPVMKLASAIVTNRGGRTCHAAIIARELGIPAVVGCAEATDVLANGREVTVSCAEGDEGRIYDGLIETEIEEVRWGEMPDIGLKIMMNVGNPQLAFDFSQIPNEGVGLARLEFIINNNINVHPKAVLDYPNVDAELKQAVESAARGYASPRAFFVEKLAEGISTLAAAFYPKPVIVRLSDFKSNEYRKLVGGSRYEPEEENPMLGFRGASRYISQEFEECFKMECEALKKVRDEMGLTNVEIMVPFVRTLPQAAKVVDLLASHGLARGENGLRLIMMCEVPSNAILADQFLQYFDGFSIGSNDMTQLTLGLDRDSGMELLAADFDERDEAVQFMLRRAIQACLSAGKYVGICGQGPSDHPDLANWLRDEGILSMSLNPDTVVDTWQRLAKA, from the coding sequence ATGTCTTATGTAGTGTCTTTCGAGCAGCTCCGCATGACGGATGTCGACTCGGTCGGAGGAAAAAACGCATCACTAGGTGAAATGATCAGTCAGTTGGCCAGCGCCGGGGTAAGGGTCCCAGGCGGTTTTGCGACCACTGCCGACGCATTTCGTGATTTCCTTAAATCCACGAAGCTCGATCAGCGTATTGCCGATCGCCTTCAAACCCTCGATTCCGACGACGTGCGCGAGCTTGCCTCGGCTGGCGCCGAGATTCGCCAATGGATTGTCGACACGCCTTTCCAGCCCGAGTTCGAACAAGCCATCCGTACGGCATTTGCCGAACTCGATGCCGATGGGCAGGGCTCGTTTGCAGTGCGTTCGTCCGCAACGGCCGAAGATCTTCCCGACGCCTCCTTTGCCGGCCAGCAGGAAACCTTCCTGAATGTGGTGGGCATCGACGACGTGCTCGATAAAATCCGCCATGTGTTCGCTTCGCTTTATAACGATCGCGCCATTTCCTATCGCGTGCACAAAGGCTATGCCCATGCCGAAGTCGCCTTGTCGGCCGGCATACAGCGCATGGTGCGGTCCGATCGAGGCAGCGCCGGTGTAATGTTCACCCTGGATACCGAATCGGGTTTCACCGATGTGGTGTTCATCACCTCGTCGTACGGGCTGGGCGAAACCGTGGTGCAGGGCGCCGTCAACCCCGACGAGTTCTATGTGTTCAAGCCCACCTTGGCTTCCGGGCACTATCCCATCATCAGCCGCCGTATCGGTTCCAAGCTCCTCAAAATGGAGTTCGATGCCGAACGTACATCGGGTCATGCGGTGCGTACGGTCGATGTGCCCGTATCCGAGCGCAATCGGTACTCATTGACCGACGAAGAGGTCATCGAACTCGCGCGCTATGCCGTCATCATCGAAAAGCATTATCAGCGTCCCATGGATATCGAATGGGGCCGCGACGGCATTGACGGCAAAATCTATATTCTTCAGGCTCGCCCTGAAACGGTCAAGTCGCAGCAAGGCCGCAACGACGTACAAGAACGTTATCGTCTGAAAGCCACCGGCGAAGTGCTGATCACGGGCCGTGCCATCGGTCAGAAGATTGGTTCGGGCAGGGTGCGCATTGTGGCCGATGTGTCTGAAATGGATCAGGTCAAGGCCGGCGACATCCTGGTTACCGACATGACAGACCCCAACTGGGAACCGGTCATGAAACTGGCTTCGGCCATTGTCACCAACCGGGGCGGCCGCACCTGCCACGCGGCGATTATCGCTCGCGAGCTGGGCATTCCAGCCGTGGTTGGCTGCGCCGAAGCTACCGATGTTTTGGCCAATGGGCGAGAAGTCACCGTATCGTGCGCCGAGGGCGACGAGGGCCGCATCTACGACGGCCTGATCGAAACCGAGATCGAAGAAGTCCGCTGGGGTGAAATGCCCGATATCGGCCTGAAGATCATGATGAACGTGGGCAATCCGCAGCTGGCTTTCGATTTTTCGCAAATTCCCAACGAAGGGGTGGGGCTTGCGCGGCTCGAGTTCATCATCAACAACAACATCAATGTGCACCCCAAGGCCGTGCTCGACTATCCCAATGTCGACGCCGAGCTCAAGCAGGCAGTCGAGTCGGCTGCGCGCGGCTATGCCAGCCCGCGCGCCTTCTTCGTCGAAAAACTTGCAGAAGGCATCAGCACCCTGGCCGCCGCTTTCTATCCCAAGCCCGTTATTGTTCGCTTGTCTGACTTCAAGTCGAATGAATATCGCAAGCTGGTAGGCGGTTCGCGTTACGAACCCGAAGAAGAGAACCCCATGCTGGGTTTCCGTGGCGCATCGCGCTACATCTCGCAGGAGTTCGAAGAGTGCTTCAAGATGGAATGCGAGGCGCTTAAAAAGGTGCGCGACGAAATGGGCCTGACCAACGTCGAAATCATGGTGCCGTTCGTACGCACCTTGCCGCAAGCCGCCAAGGTGGTTGACCTGCTGGCCAGCCATGGCCTGGCCCGCGGCGAAAACGGCCTGCGCCTGATCATGATGTGCGAAGTGCCTTCCAACGCCATTCTGGCCGATCAGTTCCTGCAGTATTTCGATGGTTTCTCCATCGGTTCCAACGACATGACCCAGCTTACCCTGGGCCTGGATCGTGATTCAGGCATGGAACTGCTGGCGGCAGACTTCGATGAGCGCGACGAGGCGGTGCAATTCATGCTGCGCCGTGCCATTCAGGCTTGCCTGTCGGCCGGTAAGTATGTAGGTATTTGCGGCCAGGGCCCCAGCGATCATCCTGATCTGGCCAACTGGCTCCGGGACGAAGGCATTCTTTCGATGTCGCTGAACCCGGATACCGTGGTCGATACCTGGCAGCGTCTGGCTAAGGCCTAA
- a CDS encoding TetR/AcrR family transcriptional regulator: MRTKSEARKDAIMNVALEIFREVGFDAASMSQIAARVGGSKATLYNYFSSKEELLLEAMLHSAGKHADDVLKLLQTEGDFVTQLHRFVTSLLKLINAPDTVEILRVAISVGGTTDIGRRFYENGTHQVWTTIANTLQEEIKKGTLRDVDTDMMAMHLRCLCEAEIIRNLLGSYHRMSAAEAQRKAECIVEIFLHAYGTKA; encoded by the coding sequence ATGAGAACAAAAAGCGAAGCAAGAAAAGATGCAATCATGAACGTTGCCCTGGAAATCTTTCGTGAAGTCGGCTTCGACGCTGCGTCAATGTCACAGATAGCCGCCCGGGTGGGCGGCTCCAAGGCCACGCTGTACAACTATTTTTCATCCAAGGAAGAACTGCTGCTCGAAGCCATGCTGCACTCGGCCGGCAAGCACGCCGACGATGTTTTGAAACTGTTGCAGACCGAAGGAGATTTCGTCACACAGCTGCATCGCTTTGTGACTTCACTGCTCAAACTGATCAATGCACCCGATACGGTGGAAATACTGCGCGTGGCGATTTCCGTAGGCGGCACCACCGACATAGGACGCCGTTTTTATGAAAACGGCACTCATCAGGTATGGACAACAATCGCCAACACGTTGCAAGAGGAAATCAAGAAAGGCACTTTGCGCGATGTGGACACCGACATGATGGCGATGCATTTACGGTGCCTGTGCGAGGCCGAGATAATACGCAACCTGTTGGGGTCTTATCACAGGATGAGTGCGGCAGAAGCTCAGCGCAAGGCTGAATGTATTGTTGAAATCTTCTTGCACGCCTACGGCACAAAAGCCTGA
- a CDS encoding efflux RND transporter periplasmic adaptor subunit has translation MRLLLAANLNRRPKRLPRPKSVTLRAEFPNPDGSLLPGMFVQAQLNEGVRNDAILVPQQAVIRDQMGEAFVWVVSADKKVQRRPIVALRTVGNQWLVGHGLQTGEQVVTEGVQRLRNGIEVAATPANNVSVVMTFSDQEEPRSAIKTAEPEQAKLSGKPETEA, from the coding sequence TTGCGCTTGCTGCTTGCAGCCAACCTGAACAGGCGCCCCAAGCGGCTGCCACGCCCGAAGTCAGTAACCTTGCGGGCGGAATTCCCCAACCCTGACGGCAGCTTGCTTCCTGGCATGTTTGTTCAGGCGCAGTTGAACGAGGGTGTTCGAAACGACGCCATCCTGGTGCCCCAACAAGCTGTCATTCGCGACCAGATGGGCGAGGCTTTTGTCTGGGTGGTGAGTGCAGACAAGAAAGTGCAAAGGCGTCCTATCGTGGCGCTTAGAACCGTGGGCAATCAGTGGCTGGTTGGTCATGGCCTGCAAACTGGCGAGCAGGTTGTCACCGAAGGCGTTCAACGTTTGCGCAACGGCATAGAGGTGGCGGCTACTCCTGCCAACAACGTGTCGGTTGTGATGACTTTTTCTGACCAGGAAGAGCCCCGGTCCGCGATCAAGACAGCCGAGCCTGAACAAGCCAAGCTGTCCGGTAAACCTGAAACCGAAGCATAA